One uncultured Hyphomonas sp. genomic region harbors:
- a CDS encoding VOC family protein encodes MSPPRLRQLVIAANSLDTADTLQSVLGLGEPFPDPGVGEFGLVNAVFAIGDQFLEVVVPTADKAPARRFIDRGGEGGYMAIFQTDDMAALRTRVDGLGIRRVWNVDLPDISASHLHPADIGGAIVSVDEPRPAGSWRWGGPGWRDRSAPGRFTHAVLETPDPEALAQKWGLVFGLTADRRRLFLADAVLHFTEGPADRMIEFGFDMPDADQAIARAKEKDLPVEGRSISIAGITLKLNG; translated from the coding sequence ATGAGCCCACCGCGCCTGCGCCAGCTTGTGATTGCTGCAAACAGTCTCGACACCGCCGACACATTGCAGAGTGTTCTTGGGCTGGGCGAACCGTTTCCGGATCCCGGCGTGGGGGAGTTCGGTCTGGTGAATGCCGTGTTCGCGATTGGCGACCAGTTTCTCGAAGTTGTGGTTCCGACGGCCGACAAGGCCCCGGCGCGGCGTTTCATCGACCGGGGCGGCGAGGGCGGCTATATGGCGATCTTTCAGACCGACGACATGGCGGCGCTGCGCACCCGCGTCGACGGGCTTGGCATACGCCGCGTCTGGAATGTCGACCTGCCGGATATTTCCGCCAGCCATCTCCACCCGGCAGACATTGGTGGGGCCATCGTTTCAGTGGACGAGCCGCGCCCGGCAGGCAGCTGGCGCTGGGGCGGCCCCGGCTGGCGTGATCGATCTGCTCCCGGACGATTCACGCATGCCGTTCTTGAAACACCTGACCCGGAAGCGCTGGCGCAGAAATGGGGGCTCGTCTTCGGCCTCACGGCTGACAGGCGCCGCCTGTTCCTGGCCGATGCCGTGCTCCACTTCACGGAAGGGCCTGCCGACCGGATGATCGAATTCGGCTTCGATATGCCGGATGCGGACCAGGCGATTGCCCGCGCAAAAGAAAAGGACCTGCCGGTTGAAGGCAGGTCCATCTCGATTGCTGGCATTACCCTGAAACTGAACGGTTAG
- a CDS encoding ATP-binding protein codes for MLARVEDISLPISPVAADTNCAAALSLFLSDTSLFAVPLRAEDGALTLVTRAAVTEAMAGPEARTIWASQPVSILGSADPQIVEAATPVGLAANNAAIHCPSALSEGLIVTKDGVYCGLVSPADLTVAIAKENAARARTLGQAARRMEAAKERLTSVAREKADFLAFLGHEIRTPLTGILGVADLLQDSVSGGEPKRLARTISDSGHHLERLLNDLLDLSRLEAGKMPLHATPFDLDEFAAEARDVWQPRTDGKRVALRIHVEEGTPRIEADALRLRQVLFNLLSNALKFTEQGHIDVSLATWRDESSLRLRMSVSDTGCGISEEDKARLFEAFEQASASTVHTHGGSGLGLAIAKSLVKAMGGEIVLADNPDGGSIFTVDLPVRKAGPRLVSTAAKEKSVRPQMGKFELGRILVIEDHAASALVITEALRAAGWEVDHASNASIAREHLFDVPYQAILTDIHLPDESGDMILRTLRTDAGPNRETPVLAVTADLTDRRRAACRTAGFIAMIEKPIRPRALVATLADILMLGDSPDAWAKVG; via the coding sequence ATGCTCGCGCGTGTCGAAGACATTTCCTTGCCGATTTCGCCGGTTGCGGCGGACACCAACTGCGCGGCTGCGCTCAGCCTTTTCCTGTCCGATACATCCCTGTTTGCCGTGCCCTTGCGCGCAGAGGATGGCGCGCTGACCCTTGTGACGCGCGCGGCCGTCACCGAAGCAATGGCTGGTCCGGAGGCCCGGACGATCTGGGCTTCGCAGCCTGTGTCGATTCTTGGCTCCGCAGACCCGCAGATTGTCGAAGCGGCCACGCCGGTCGGCCTTGCTGCGAACAACGCGGCGATCCATTGCCCGTCCGCACTCTCTGAGGGGCTCATCGTCACGAAAGACGGCGTTTATTGCGGCCTGGTCAGCCCCGCTGACCTCACCGTTGCCATTGCGAAGGAGAATGCCGCCCGTGCCCGCACGCTTGGCCAGGCCGCCCGCCGCATGGAGGCCGCCAAGGAGAGGCTGACATCTGTCGCCCGGGAAAAGGCGGATTTCCTCGCTTTCCTCGGTCACGAAATCCGCACACCGCTGACCGGCATTCTGGGAGTCGCTGACCTGTTGCAGGACAGCGTCTCCGGCGGGGAGCCGAAGCGTCTCGCGCGGACCATTTCCGACAGCGGCCATCATCTGGAGCGTCTTCTCAACGACCTGCTGGACCTGTCCCGCCTCGAGGCGGGGAAGATGCCGCTGCATGCCACGCCGTTCGATCTCGATGAGTTCGCCGCCGAGGCGCGCGATGTCTGGCAGCCACGCACGGATGGCAAACGGGTTGCCCTGCGTATCCATGTCGAGGAAGGCACACCGCGCATTGAGGCAGACGCCCTGCGCCTGCGGCAGGTCCTGTTCAATCTGCTCAGCAATGCCCTGAAGTTCACCGAACAGGGCCATATCGATGTCTCGCTCGCCACCTGGCGGGACGAGTCCTCCCTGCGCCTGCGGATGAGCGTGTCGGATACCGGCTGCGGTATCTCCGAGGAGGACAAGGCGCGCCTGTTCGAAGCGTTCGAGCAAGCCAGCGCCAGCACCGTTCACACGCATGGCGGCTCCGGCCTTGGCCTTGCGATTGCCAAGTCTCTGGTGAAGGCCATGGGCGGCGAGATTGTTCTTGCCGACAATCCTGACGGGGGCAGCATCTTCACGGTCGATCTGCCGGTGCGCAAGGCTGGCCCGCGCCTGGTCAGCACTGCCGCGAAGGAAAAGTCTGTCCGGCCGCAAATGGGCAAGTTCGAACTGGGCCGCATTCTGGTCATTGAAGACCATGCCGCCAGCGCGCTTGTAATCACCGAAGCCCTGCGTGCAGCAGGCTGGGAAGTGGATCATGCATCAAACGCCTCCATTGCCCGTGAGCATCTGTTCGATGTGCCTTACCAGGCGATCCTCACCGATATTCATCTGCCGGACGAAAGCGGGGACATGATCCTCCGTACCCTGCGCACAGATGCCGGGCCGAACCGGGAAACGCCGGTCCTGGCTGTGACGGCAGATCTGACCGACCGCCGGCGTGCCGCCTGCCGGACGGCTGGATTCATTGCGATGATCGAAAAGCCGATCCGCCCCCGCGCGCTGGTCGCCACGCTGGCAGACATTCTGATGCTGGGCGACAGCCCGGACGCCTGGGCGAAGGTGGGCTAA
- the trxB gene encoding thioredoxin-disulfide reductase yields the protein MAETKHAEILILGSGPAGWTAAVYGARALRDVLVVTGIQPGGQLTITTEVENYPGFTEIQGPDLMVKMQEHAEAMGAKVENDHIAEVDFDSRPFKAIGESGTVYTADSVVICTGAQAKWLGLLTEEKFKGFGVSACATCDGFFYRGRDVLVVGGGNTAVEEALFLTNFASKVTVVHRRDSFRAEKILQERLVKNPKVEVIWDHVLEEVVGDENPPGVTGAKIKNVKTGEEKLIPVHGVFIAIGHAPSTELFKGKLAMKDNGYLITKPGTPQTEIPGVFAAGDVTDETYRQAVTAAGMGCMAALDAERFLSEQEAAAETVAAE from the coding sequence ATGGCCGAGACAAAACACGCTGAAATCCTCATCCTCGGCTCCGGCCCCGCTGGCTGGACGGCTGCCGTCTACGGCGCCCGTGCCCTGCGCGATGTGCTGGTGGTGACCGGCATCCAGCCTGGCGGCCAGCTGACCATCACCACCGAAGTGGAAAACTATCCCGGCTTTACCGAGATCCAGGGCCCGGACCTGATGGTGAAGATGCAGGAACACGCCGAAGCGATGGGCGCCAAGGTCGAGAACGACCATATCGCCGAAGTCGACTTCGACAGCCGCCCCTTCAAGGCCATCGGCGAAAGCGGCACCGTCTACACCGCCGATTCCGTCGTGATCTGCACTGGCGCCCAGGCCAAATGGCTGGGCCTGCTGACGGAAGAAAAGTTCAAAGGCTTCGGCGTCTCCGCCTGTGCCACCTGCGACGGCTTCTTCTATCGCGGCCGTGACGTCCTGGTGGTTGGCGGCGGCAACACCGCCGTTGAAGAAGCGCTGTTCCTGACGAACTTCGCCTCGAAGGTCACCGTCGTGCACCGCCGCGACAGCTTCCGCGCCGAGAAGATCCTGCAGGAACGCCTGGTGAAGAACCCGAAGGTCGAAGTGATCTGGGATCACGTGCTGGAAGAAGTTGTCGGCGATGAAAATCCGCCCGGCGTGACCGGCGCGAAAATCAAGAATGTGAAGACCGGCGAGGAAAAACTCATCCCCGTCCATGGCGTGTTCATCGCCATCGGCCACGCCCCGTCGACGGAGCTGTTCAAAGGCAAGCTGGCCATGAAGGACAATGGCTATCTCATCACCAAGCCCGGCACGCCGCAGACAGAGATCCCCGGCGTGTTCGCTGCCGGCGACGTCACCGACGAGACCTATCGCCAGGCCGTGACGGCGGCGGGCATGGGCTGCATGGCCGCGCTGGACGCCGAACGCTTCCTCTCCGAGCAGGAAGCCGCAGCTGAGACGGTCGCGGCGGAATAG
- a CDS encoding heme-binding protein — translation MRKLFAAGAAIAAAIFNPTAANAAQEPPHEVIASDGKIEVRQYKPQILAEVTVTGDMRRAGNSGFRPLADFIFGNNTAKQSIEMTAPVTRTPASRKIEMTAPVMRTETAGGDWIVAFVMPEEWTMETLPAPNNPDITIREVPGEMIAAIRFNGAGRESAHKKKQAELEAWLGTHDYVATGPARYAGYNAPWVPAPFKRNEVMIPVRPAS, via the coding sequence ATGCGCAAGTTATTCGCCGCGGGTGCAGCCATAGCCGCCGCGATTTTCAATCCAACGGCCGCGAATGCCGCACAAGAGCCGCCACACGAGGTGATTGCCAGTGATGGCAAGATCGAAGTGCGCCAGTACAAACCGCAAATCCTCGCGGAGGTCACCGTCACGGGCGACATGCGCCGGGCGGGCAATTCCGGGTTTCGTCCGCTTGCGGATTTCATCTTCGGCAACAACACCGCAAAGCAAAGCATTGAAATGACGGCGCCGGTCACACGCACGCCCGCATCCCGCAAGATCGAGATGACGGCGCCTGTGATGCGAACGGAAACGGCGGGCGGTGACTGGATCGTTGCCTTTGTCATGCCGGAAGAATGGACGATGGAAACCCTGCCGGCGCCGAACAATCCGGATATCACGATCCGCGAAGTGCCGGGGGAGATGATCGCCGCGATCCGGTTCAATGGCGCAGGCCGCGAAAGCGCCCACAAGAAGAAACAGGCCGAGCTGGAAGCCTGGCTTGGCACGCATGATTATGTCGCCACAGGGCCTGCGCGCTATGCCGGATACAACGCCCCATGGGTGCCAGCGCCCTTCAAGCGTAACGAAGTGATGATCCCGGTCAGGCCAGCAAGCTAG
- a CDS encoding cation diffusion facilitator family transporter, translating to MSCDLNTKTPDASHNHAHEHGHDHAHGHDHAHGHGHSHDHADMTTADSRKRVAIAAVLTASFMLAEVTGGLISGSLALLADAAHMLTDAGSLVLAWVGYKLAERPADPARSYGFGRMKVLAAFTNGIALVALACWIVWEAIHRLLDPAPVLGGIMLWVAIGGLVVNVLAAWVLHGGDKHDLNLQGALWHVIGDLLGSVAAIAAAIVILTTGWTPADPILSVLVALLVLVAGVRIARQSGHILLEGTPDGLSPEDIRADLIDHIGDVASVSHIHAWALTESKPLITLEVTAVKGACTETLRRDVKARLAERFDISHATVEVVSEPC from the coding sequence ATGAGTTGCGACCTGAACACGAAGACGCCCGACGCGTCCCACAATCATGCCCATGAGCACGGGCATGATCATGCGCATGGGCACGACCACGCACACGGCCATGGGCATTCCCACGACCATGCCGACATGACGACGGCGGATTCCCGCAAGCGCGTGGCTATCGCGGCGGTCCTGACGGCCAGCTTCATGCTGGCGGAGGTAACCGGCGGCCTGATCTCTGGCTCCCTCGCCCTGCTGGCGGATGCGGCGCATATGCTGACCGATGCCGGGTCTCTGGTTCTCGCCTGGGTCGGCTACAAGCTCGCCGAACGCCCGGCAGATCCGGCCCGCTCCTATGGCTTCGGGCGGATGAAAGTTCTCGCTGCCTTCACCAACGGCATCGCCCTCGTCGCGCTCGCCTGCTGGATCGTCTGGGAAGCCATCCATCGCCTGCTGGACCCTGCGCCCGTGCTGGGCGGGATCATGCTGTGGGTCGCCATTGGTGGTCTGGTCGTGAACGTGCTGGCAGCCTGGGTGCTTCATGGCGGCGACAAGCATGACCTGAACCTTCAGGGCGCGCTGTGGCATGTTATCGGCGATCTTCTCGGCTCTGTAGCCGCCATCGCCGCGGCCATCGTCATTCTGACCACCGGCTGGACACCGGCCGACCCGATTCTGTCAGTTCTCGTGGCGCTACTGGTCTTGGTCGCCGGCGTCCGGATCGCCCGCCAGTCCGGCCATATCCTGCTGGAGGGCACGCCGGATGGCCTGTCGCCCGAAGACATCCGGGCCGACCTGATCGACCATATCGGCGATGTCGCCAGCGTCTCGCACATCCATGCCTGGGCCCTGACCGAATCAAAGCCTCTGATCACGCTGGAAGTGACCGCGGTAAAAGGCGCCTGCACCGAAACCCTGCGCCGGGATGTCAAAGCCCGCCTCGCCGAGCGGTTCGATATCTCGCATGCCACCGTGGAAGTGGTTTCGGAGCCCTGCTGA
- a CDS encoding GIY-YIG nuclease family protein, whose protein sequence is MTAASAFPESRQIVDSAVPEGRWVTPDNLETLRGVRGSYVLLVRLDQVLNIGAGRQKTGHLPSGTYLYAGSAHGSGGLGARLGRHFRAGKKVHWHIDRLTVEASALAAVAVENGNECQLVQALMLSDRVRVALDGFGSTDCRTCRSHLLMVR, encoded by the coding sequence GTGACAGCGGCGTCCGCCTTTCCGGAATCGCGGCAGATCGTCGACAGCGCTGTCCCGGAGGGGCGATGGGTTACACCCGATAATCTTGAAACGCTGAGAGGTGTCAGGGGCTCATATGTCCTGCTGGTCCGATTGGACCAGGTGCTGAACATCGGCGCCGGACGGCAGAAAACAGGACACCTGCCATCGGGAACATATCTTTATGCCGGCAGCGCGCATGGTTCAGGTGGTCTGGGCGCGCGGCTCGGGCGGCATTTCCGGGCTGGAAAGAAGGTCCACTGGCATATCGACCGTCTGACCGTGGAGGCCAGTGCTCTTGCTGCCGTTGCGGTTGAGAATGGCAATGAGTGCCAGCTCGTTCAGGCGTTGATGCTGTCTGACCGCGTGCGTGTGGCGCTGGACGGGTTTGGCAGCACGGATTGCCGGACCTGCCGGAGCCATTTGCTCATGGTCCGCTGA
- a CDS encoding ATP-dependent Clp protease proteolytic subunit, whose protein sequence is MDYSAREPRLDDENEEKKASEPNAFLEEALFKARTILLTGGIDFLQARRVCERLLALSSENDKPILLVLSSPGGHVESGDMIHDMIKFVPAPVKILGTGWCASAGALIYSAAQKENRYALPNTRFLLHEPRGGVGGQATDVEIQAREIIKMRERLNKIFAAATGKSLEQIKEDTDRDFWMSAQEAVDYGLVHKIVSHHSEIV, encoded by the coding sequence ATGGACTATTCTGCCCGCGAGCCGCGCCTCGACGACGAGAATGAAGAGAAAAAGGCTTCCGAGCCGAATGCCTTCCTTGAGGAAGCGCTGTTCAAGGCCCGCACGATCCTGCTGACCGGCGGAATCGACTTCCTGCAGGCCCGCCGCGTGTGCGAGCGCCTGCTGGCCCTGTCGTCCGAAAATGACAAGCCGATCCTGCTGGTCCTGTCCTCGCCGGGCGGCCATGTCGAATCCGGCGACATGATCCACGACATGATCAAATTCGTCCCGGCGCCGGTGAAAATCCTCGGCACCGGCTGGTGTGCCTCTGCCGGCGCGCTGATCTATTCGGCGGCGCAGAAAGAAAATCGCTACGCCCTCCCGAACACCCGCTTCCTGCTCCATGAACCGCGCGGCGGCGTCGGCGGCCAGGCGACGGACGTGGAAATCCAGGCCCGCGAAATCATCAAGATGCGCGAGCGCCTGAACAAGATCTTCGCGGCAGCCACCGGCAAATCGCTGGAACAGATCAAGGAAGACACTGACCGTGACTTCTGGATGAGCGCGCAGGAAGCGGTCGATTACGGCCTCGTGCACAAGATCGTCAGCCACCACAGCGAGATCGTCTGA
- a CDS encoding VOC family protein — MKPALFEHVNVTVSDPKKTAAMLVDLFGWHVRWEGPSKYDGYTVHVGTDDEYIALYALPKQDRPDEESYYRTGAVNHFGILVEDLDAAEERILKSGLKTHSHQTYDPGSRFYFHDHDGIEWEVVSYA; from the coding sequence ATGAAACCCGCCCTGTTTGAACATGTGAATGTCACTGTGTCAGATCCAAAAAAGACCGCCGCCATGCTGGTGGACCTGTTCGGCTGGCATGTGAGATGGGAAGGCCCGTCGAAATATGATGGCTACACCGTCCATGTCGGCACCGATGACGAATACATCGCCCTCTACGCCCTACCGAAGCAGGACCGGCCCGACGAGGAGAGTTACTACCGCACCGGCGCCGTGAACCATTTCGGCATACTGGTGGAGGATCTGGATGCCGCAGAAGAGCGTATCCTGAAGTCCGGCCTCAAGACGCACAGCCACCAGACCTATGATCCGGGCAGCCGGTTTTACTTCCACGATCATGATGGCATCGAGTGGGAGGTGGTCAGCTATGCTTGA
- a CDS encoding DUF983 domain-containing protein: protein MTMTPPTSSPVALARALRLKCPACGQGALYRAYLKPVDTCACCGAPLGQVPSEDGPAWLTVLMLAPFLVAVTFFVSMSSLPLWISLPGAALAVTGLVMLALPRVKAGWIAVLWSMGKVGESQQ from the coding sequence ATGACGATGACCCCGCCGACCTCCAGCCCTGTGGCGCTCGCCCGCGCGCTGCGCCTGAAATGCCCCGCTTGCGGGCAGGGCGCCCTTTACCGGGCCTATCTGAAACCTGTGGATACCTGCGCGTGTTGCGGCGCGCCTCTGGGCCAGGTGCCATCCGAGGATGGCCCGGCATGGCTGACCGTGCTGATGCTGGCGCCTTTCCTGGTGGCGGTGACCTTCTTTGTCTCCATGTCCAGCCTGCCACTCTGGATCAGCCTGCCGGGCGCGGCCCTTGCCGTTACAGGACTGGTCATGCTGGCCCTGCCGCGCGTCAAAGCCGGCTGGATCGCTGTGCTCTGGTCAATGGGCAAGGTCGGCGAAAGCCAGCAATAA
- the soxR gene encoding redox-sensitive transcriptional activator SoxR encodes MKQGLSIGDVARRTGLSVSAIRFYESRGLVKPDRRPSGQREFARADIRRLSFILIAQQMGLTIEEIGEVLSDLPDNRTPNKADWTRISQHFRKRLDDHIAMVERLRNRLDGCIGCGCLSLKTCKLYNPDDRARAAGPGPRFVMTSEKVE; translated from the coding sequence ATGAAGCAGGGCCTATCGATCGGGGATGTTGCCCGCCGGACCGGGCTGTCGGTCTCGGCGATCCGGTTCTACGAATCGCGCGGCCTGGTGAAGCCGGACCGGCGCCCGTCCGGACAGCGGGAGTTTGCCCGCGCCGACATCCGCCGCCTGTCCTTCATCCTGATTGCCCAGCAGATGGGGCTTACCATTGAGGAGATCGGTGAGGTGCTGAGCGACCTGCCGGACAACCGCACGCCCAACAAGGCGGACTGGACGCGTATCAGCCAGCATTTCCGCAAACGGCTCGACGATCACATCGCCATGGTCGAGCGCCTGCGCAACCGGCTGGACGGGTGCATCGGCTGTGGCTGTCTCAGCCTGAAAACCTGCAAGCTCTACAACCCGGATGACCGCGCCCGCGCCGCCGGCCCCGGGCCACGCTTCGTGATGACATCGGAGAAAGTCGAGTGA
- a CDS encoding gamma-glutamyltransferase family protein, with amino-acid sequence MTAVRILLTAALATSLSACVTPEPVTKIVEKEVIVTETVMVPEPAAPGPGDRMPTGRDMGVRSAVVAPHAAAATAHPLATQTALDVMKRGGSAVDAAIAANAMLGLVEPTGNGIGGDLFAIVWDPETQQLYGYNGSGRSAKGATLADMQAKADEFMDGQEIPPFGAAPVTVPGTVDGWFALHDKFGKLPISDDLKPAITYAREGAPIPEVISYYWSFGPKRFEPAYESGMLEEYDNAKKLYFSPAPHEGSLFHNPDLADTLSQIAEGGRDAFYKGELAERMDAYFQRIGGFLRYDDFASHTGEWVDPMCVTYRSDYKLCELPPNTQGVAALQMLQMLEKFDLRGMGYGSADSIMAQVEAKRLAFEYRAKGYADPDFADIVPEAFVDPERSQALAAKIDLDHPIQNVGAVIENVETEIAPENLADCDIELPESMKGGWILMPPLSGGCDAIQKAVSDADKKLEHGDTTYLTVADENGMMVSLIQSNYRGMGSGLVADGMGFMFQDRGQLFSLDPAHPNAWEPGKRPFHTIIPAFAFKKDMPGCQVRAVPIEQACPFEPWLSFGLMGGGMQPQGHVQVILNLVDFDMGLQEAGDAARWEHNGGCEPTNDLDDPACEADVGTVSLESGIPPETRAELERRGLNIDCCSANAGGYQAIMRDFESGAYIAATEMRKDGVADGY; translated from the coding sequence ATGACAGCAGTCCGGATACTCCTGACAGCAGCGCTTGCAACCAGCCTTAGCGCCTGCGTCACCCCAGAGCCCGTCACGAAGATCGTCGAAAAAGAGGTAATCGTGACGGAAACCGTGATGGTGCCGGAACCCGCAGCCCCCGGTCCGGGAGACCGGATGCCGACGGGCCGCGACATGGGCGTGCGCTCTGCCGTTGTCGCCCCACATGCGGCAGCAGCGACCGCTCATCCGCTGGCCACCCAGACCGCGCTGGACGTGATGAAGCGCGGTGGCTCTGCCGTCGATGCCGCGATTGCCGCCAATGCCATGCTGGGGCTCGTAGAACCGACCGGAAACGGCATCGGCGGTGATCTTTTCGCCATCGTCTGGGATCCGGAGACGCAGCAGCTCTACGGCTACAATGGTTCCGGCCGCAGTGCGAAGGGGGCGACCCTCGCCGACATGCAGGCCAAGGCCGACGAATTTATGGACGGCCAGGAAATCCCACCTTTCGGCGCGGCACCCGTGACTGTTCCGGGCACGGTCGATGGCTGGTTCGCCCTCCACGACAAGTTCGGCAAGTTGCCGATCTCCGACGATCTGAAGCCCGCCATCACCTATGCCCGCGAGGGTGCGCCGATCCCGGAAGTGATTTCCTATTACTGGAGCTTCGGCCCGAAGCGCTTCGAGCCCGCTTATGAGAGCGGCATGCTGGAAGAATATGACAATGCGAAGAAGCTCTACTTCTCGCCGGCGCCCCACGAGGGCAGCCTGTTCCACAATCCGGATCTCGCCGACACTCTGAGCCAGATTGCCGAGGGTGGGCGTGACGCCTTCTACAAAGGTGAACTGGCCGAACGGATGGATGCCTATTTCCAGCGTATCGGCGGGTTCCTCCGCTATGACGATTTCGCCTCGCACACCGGCGAATGGGTCGACCCGATGTGCGTGACCTATCGCAGCGACTACAAGCTCTGCGAACTGCCGCCGAACACGCAGGGGGTCGCGGCGCTGCAGATGTTGCAGATGCTGGAAAAGTTTGACCTGCGCGGCATGGGCTATGGCTCGGCCGACTCGATCATGGCGCAGGTGGAAGCCAAGCGACTGGCGTTTGAGTACCGCGCCAAGGGTTACGCTGATCCGGATTTCGCAGACATCGTCCCGGAAGCGTTTGTTGATCCGGAACGTTCCCAAGCGCTTGCAGCCAAGATCGACCTTGATCACCCGATCCAAAATGTCGGCGCCGTCATTGAGAATGTCGAGACAGAGATCGCCCCGGAAAACCTCGCAGACTGTGACATCGAGCTCCCGGAAAGCATGAAAGGCGGCTGGATTCTGATGCCACCTCTCTCCGGAGGTTGCGACGCCATACAGAAAGCCGTCAGCGACGCCGACAAGAAACTTGAACACGGCGACACGACCTATCTCACCGTCGCGGACGAGAACGGCATGATGGTCTCGCTCATCCAGTCGAACTATCGCGGCATGGGCTCCGGCCTCGTGGCTGACGGGATGGGTTTCATGTTCCAGGACCGCGGCCAGCTGTTCAGCCTCGACCCGGCCCACCCGAATGCTTGGGAACCAGGCAAGCGCCCGTTCCACACGATCATCCCGGCCTTTGCCTTCAAAAAGGATATGCCTGGGTGTCAGGTCCGCGCTGTGCCGATCGAGCAGGCCTGCCCGTTCGAGCCGTGGCTGAGCTTCGGCCTGATGGGAGGCGGCATGCAGCCGCAGGGCCATGTGCAGGTGATCCTGAACCTCGTCGATTTCGACATGGGTCTGCAGGAGGCCGGGGATGCCGCCCGCTGGGAACACAATGGCGGCTGCGAACCGACCAATGATCTCGACGACCCGGCCTGCGAAGCCGATGTCGGCACCGTCTCCCTTGAAAGCGGTATCCCGCCGGAAACCCGAGCCGAACTGGAGCGCCGTGGACTGAACATTGATTGCTGCAGCGCCAATGCCGGCGGCTATCAGGCCATCATGCGCGACTTCGAAAGCGGCGCCTACATCGCCGCGACCGAAATGCGCAAGGACGGCGTGGCAGACGGGTACTAA